One segment of Anastrepha obliqua isolate idAnaObli1 chromosome 3, idAnaObli1_1.0, whole genome shotgun sequence DNA contains the following:
- the LOC129240912 gene encoding uncharacterized protein LOC129240912, whose amino-acid sequence MSQQHNQPQQQNGSSKKKKNVRKKVNKNDQQNQKPDSFGAGDGDGEKQWQVPSNSQPNNSNLSLLAKNEAINRTNNIRETTIISMCVEHLRRQMQSLMCGEVNQSPEMLTSGENSGHQRSSQQQQRRTDTLPAPGNRDNSENNRPLSKSARLRKRRKAAQKNKYVAIDCEMVGVGYNGQDDMLARVSIVNRQGEVLLDKFVKPWIEVIDYRTSISGIRPEDIENGEDFHVVQNQVAELIQGKILVGHAIRSDLAVLYIKHPFKNIRDTARYKPLCRLVSNGRTPSLKLLSQTILGMEIQIGEHNSVEDARAAMKLYNRLSSDWEIYIQAQEKRKK is encoded by the exons ATGTCTCAACAACATaatcaaccacaacaacaaaatggtagtagcaaaaaaaaaaagaatgttaGGAAAAAGGTGAATAAAAATgatcaacaaaatcaaaaacccGACTCGTTTGGAGCGGGAGATGGTGATGGCGAAAAACAATGGCAGGTGCCGTCAAATTCTCAACCAAACAATTCAAATCTGTCACTGCTTGCAAAGAACGAAGCGATCAATCGAACAAACAATATACGTGAAACTACCATTATCAGCATGTGCGTGGAACATCTTCGGCGGCAAATGCAATCGCTAATGTGTGGCGAAGTTAACCAAAGTCCAGAAATGCTTACAAGTGGTGAAAATTCGGGACACCAGCGGagttcacaacaacaacaacgacgtaCTGACACTCTACCAGCACCAGGTAACCGGGATAACTCGGAAAACAATCGACCACTGAGCAAATCAGCTCGTTTACGAAAAAGACGTAAAGctgctcaaaaaaataaatatgtagctATTGATTGCGAGATGGTAGGAGTTGGTTACAACGGACAGGATGACATGCTGGCACGAGTGTCCATCGTAAATAGGCAGGGAGAAGTGCTGTTAGATAAATTTGTTAAACCGTGGATTGAGGTAATTGATTACCGGACAAGTATTTCGGGCATCAGGCCTGAGGACATCGAAAACGGTGAAGATTTTCATGTAGTTCAAAACCAGGTTGCTGAACTAATACAGG GCAAAATTCTAGTTGGTCATGCCATACGCAGCGACTTGGCTGTTTTATACATCAAACATCCATTCAAAAATATACGCGATACTGCCCGTTATAAGCCACTGTGCCGCCTTGTTTCTAATGGTCGAACACCAAGCCTTAAACTTCTCAGTCAAACTATTCTAGGCATGGAAATACAAATAGGAGAACATAATTCTGTGGAAGATGCCCGTGCTGCCATGAAACTTTATAATCGTTTAAGTAGCGACTGGGAAATCTATATACAGGCACAAGAAAAGCGAAAGAAATAG
- the LOC129242744 gene encoding formin-like protein — MGAVSSRHISTSDVLVEEGGGAGGGHGNSHDHGNGNCSITHKNGITTATGGFLQKQDLHYDIGSSSQYHHVRQPSVRSRSQQPMPTTEELDRRFAKVLVSVFLQLIC, encoded by the coding sequence ATGGGCGCCGTCAGTTCACGTCACATTTCTACCAGTGATGTACTGGTAGAGGAAGGCGGAGGTGCTGGTGGTGGTCATGGTAATAGTCATGATCACGGCAATGGCAATTGTTCAATTACACATAAGAATGGAATAACCACAGCAACTGGTGGTTTTCTACAGAAACAAGATTTACATTATGACATTGGCTCGAGTTCTCAGTATCACCACGTACGCCAACCGAGTGTACGCAGTCGAAGTCAACAGCCGATGCCCACCACGGAAGAGCTTGATCGGCGATTCGCAAAAGTTTTG
- the LOC129240914 gene encoding uncharacterized protein LOC129240914 yields MSRYYTSPYSKTTKPYPSQADDYISLEMGGPAKCSTPARLQYNSINITAGGNIFQNRQRGRSSQRIRSGGWTNNPRGVGGNGNQWLQQTPRSNDAAEWQWRGGGPRQWNNRKSFNNKTNNISSYFHPSMLENPWKELMDRRDAIKSSEINLPTSDCQNEEKPCTGNTSATNPEENDTEDMEAEADEDKLKKENL; encoded by the exons ATGTCGCGATATTATACATCACCTTATTCTAAAACGACGAAACCATATCCATCCCAGGCAGATGACTACATATCACTTGAAATGGGCGGCCCAGCGAAATGTTCTACGCCAGCGCGACTCCAATACAATAGCATTAACATAACCGCTGGgggaaacattttccaaaatagGCAAAGAGGACGCAGTAGTCAACGAATTCGATCCGGAGGATGGACCAATAATCCGCGGGGTGTTGGAGGTAATGGGAATCAATGGCTGCAGCAAACACCGCGTAGTAATGATGCGGCAGAGTGGCAATGGCGTGGTGGTGGACCAAGGCAATGGAACAAC AGAAAATCttttaacaacaaaacaaacaacataTCTTCTTATTTCCACCCATCTATGCTGGAAAATCCCTGGAAGGAGTTAATGGATCGCCGAGATGCcataaaaagtagtgaaataaatTTACCCACATCCGATTGCCAAAATGAGGAAAAACCTTGCACCGGTAATACATCTGCGACAAACCCGGAAGAAAATGATACTGAAGATATGGAAGCAGAAGCAGATGAAGATAagctgaaaaaggaaaatttataa